From a single Brassica napus cultivar Da-Ae chromosome C9, Da-Ae, whole genome shotgun sequence genomic region:
- the LOC106403657 gene encoding uncharacterized mitochondrial protein AtMg00310-like, translating to MTMLKSVLSPVPSHAMSCFQLPVSLCKRIQSTLTRFWWDDSMGRKKMSWIAWNKLIRPKDQGGLDFRDIQSFNEAYLAKLAWWIINNPDKLIGRILLGKYCPNEPFLAVDFKRDISHGWRGVLIGRDIVMSNASWEVGNGESMNIWTKP from the coding sequence ATGACCATGCTCAAGAGTGTTCTATCTCCTGTTCCATCGCACGCGATGTCCTGTTTCCAACTACCAGTTTCTTTGTGCAAAAGAATTCAGTCAACGCTCACCCGGTTCTGGTGGGATGATAGCATGGGGCGCAAGAAGATGTCATGGATCGCCTGGAATAAGCTCATTCGTCCCAAGGATCAGGGTGGTCTCGACTTCAGAGATATACAGAGCTTCAATGAGGCATACTTGGCCAAACTAGCATGGTGGATAATCAACAACCCCGACAAGCTCATAGGACGCATCCTGCTCGGAAAATACTGTCCCAACGAACCTTTCCTCGCTGTTGATTTTAAAAGAGACATCTCTCATGGATGGAGAGGGGTCTTGATAGGCCGAGATATTGTAATGAGCAATGCGAGTTGGGAAGTAGGCAATGGTGAAAGTATGAACATATGGACAAAACCGTGA